In one window of Mercurialis annua linkage group LG4, ddMerAnnu1.2, whole genome shotgun sequence DNA:
- the LOC126678151 gene encoding probable methyltransferase At1g29790: protein MDSPHKPKSISTNLVFFFLLLSTNLFTLFFSSAFYSSSSCTLNPLTTVTTAIASAPITTTTTTTDTSSTQDLPSEFLAFTSGQLLPFGFNTNFDSDTIYPPVGQSCTLFPDELKRFMTYKVNGSCPDDEILAQKLLLKGCEPLPRRRCRPAAQPSSNEPYPLPKSLWTTPPDSSVVWTAYTCKNYACLINRYKTQKGFDDCKDCFDLNGREKTRWSAKKTTPGSLDFTIDEVLATKKPGTIRIGLDIGGGVATFAVRMRERNITIITTSMNLNGPFNNFIASRGVIPLYISISQRLPFFDNTLDIVHSMHVLSNWIPTNLLHFLMFDVYRVLRPGGLFWVDHFFCVGEEFEKVYEPLILSIGFNKLKWVVGRKLDRGPELREMYLSALLEKPLINSW, encoded by the coding sequence ATGGATTCACCTCATAAACCAAAGTCTATCTCCACAAATCTagtcttcttcttccttctctTGTCTACTAATCTTTTCACTTTGTTTTTCTCCTCCGCCTTCTACTCCTCCTCCTCTTGCACTCTCAACCCCCTCACCACCGTCACCACCGCCATTGCTTCCGCCCccatcaccaccaccaccacaacAACTGACACCTCTTCAACCCAAGACCTCCCATCCGAATTCCTCGCTTTCACCTCCGGCCAACTTCTACCATTCGGTTTCAACACCAATTTTGACTCCGACACAATCTACCCACCGGTCGGCCAGTCATGCACTCTCTTCCCTGATGAACTTAAACGCTTCATGACCTACAAAGTCAACGGATCATGTCCAGACGATGAAATTCTAGCACAAAAGCTCCTCCTCAAAGGCTGCGAGCCACTCCCTCGCCGCCGTTGCCGCCCAGCCGCACAACCGAGCTCCAACGAACCGTATCCACTCCCTAAAAGCCTATGGACTACACCGCCAGATTCCTCCGTTGTATGGACAGCTTACACATGCAAAAACTACGCATGTCTAATCAACAGATACAAAACTCAGAAGGGTTTCGACGACTGCAAAGACTGCTTCGATCTCAACGGACGAGAGAAAACTCGCTGGTCAGCTAAAAAAACCACCCCAGGATCACTAGATTTTACCATTGATGAAGTATTAGCGACGAAAAAACCCGGCACGATCCGAATCGGGCTCGACATCGGCGGAGGAGTAGCAACATTCGCAGTAAGAATGAGAGAAAGAAACATAACAATCATAACCACATCAATGAATTTAAACGGTCCGTTCAATAATTTCATTGCATCACGAGGAGTTATACCGTTATACATAAGTATATCTCAAAGACTTCCATTTTTTGATAACACATTAGATATAGTTCACTCCATGCATGTGTTGAGCAATTGGATTCCGACAAATTTGCTTCATTTCTTGATGTTCGATGTGTATAGAGTGCTTAGGCCGGGTGGGTTGTTTTGGGTGGATCATTTTTTTTGTGTTGGTGAGGAATTTGAGAAAGTTTATGAGCCTCTGATTCTGAGTATTGGATTCAATAAGTTGAAATGGGTTGTTGGTAGGAAGCTTGATCGTGGGCCTGAGCTTAGAGAGATGTACCTCTCTGCTTTGTTGGAGAAGCCATTGATCAATTCTTGGTGA